A genome region from Pseudanabaena sp. Chao 1811 includes the following:
- a CDS encoding AAC(3)-I family aminoglycoside N-acetyltransferase — MTHSAPISLCQLSAKDLALMEELLVIFGEAFDEVDTYSASRPSEEYLKRLLSSDYFIALAALKNGAVVGGLTAYELQKFEQERSEIYIYDLAVAADHRREGIATALIQELKKIAVARAAYVIFVQADIGDDPAIALYTKLGIREDVLHFDIAVDDNSDHLEEMDC, encoded by the coding sequence ATGACACATTCTGCGCCAATTAGTCTTTGCCAGCTTTCCGCCAAAGACCTAGCACTTATGGAGGAATTATTGGTTATCTTTGGAGAAGCTTTTGATGAAGTTGATACCTATAGCGCATCTCGTCCGAGTGAGGAATATCTCAAGCGTTTGCTAAGTAGCGATTATTTCATCGCCCTTGCAGCTTTAAAAAATGGAGCAGTAGTTGGAGGTCTCACCGCTTACGAACTACAAAAATTTGAGCAAGAGCGTAGTGAAATTTATATTTACGATCTGGCTGTTGCAGCAGATCATCGACGAGAAGGAATTGCCACAGCATTAATTCAGGAATTAAAGAAGATTGCGGTAGCACGAGCAGCCTACGTTATTTTCGTACAGGCAGACATCGGCGATGATCCTGCGATCGCACTCTATACAAAGCTTGGTATTCGTGAAGATGTACTTCATTTTGACATTGCTGTTGACGATAATAGCGATCACCTTGAGGAGATGGATTGTTAA
- a CDS encoding NACHT C-terminal helical domain 2-containing protein, translating to METDGGLLMSESQVPRENGRRIAVLCGVDEVPKSTFPKLGRVSEEIDELKKLLTTELHPNLRFELHKGETYSGEELTRAGLIKLIRGLKDYDNTECIFFYLAGHGFPNQDVADTEFLTYDAWPLESNLGVHLRHLRGLLNQLPAKNNIAVLDFCYSGAISTENLDTLSIIASSQSDQVADAGGKSPSFTRCLINAIKEAQPNPKGFVTWNQIAHYARTAHKEKSNVAIAKYDPGTIGDYLFNYRPGTPESSIQESEIRIQEAKKNYKDKVRNCYSQIRLLGGGEISVERLYVPVRVINQLSRDNKDSSSMQRKFDFKNDRYGLGKRKNQYFKEGIDIAKIKPKLAVFGKPGSGKTTFLRNLAVDWCKDKFFPELVAVLIELRKIKVSDDNWNLIQEIDKELQLENWDEFDLLKKDIRNLKENIDHLEEQIRICNKDIKNNNKKLEELDLNKDEKRKIDKESQKINQAIQTKRKIKEASSEKMGALKIKLKAQPLEILLRGRLLLLIDGLDEVSTIELRRNVVNQLREFHNSNNRLIFTCRTQIEEVEAVLADFTLVEVVDFDYEQAQKFVINWLTAKDYSPEEAKKRWVRIDQAIQKNPDLKEMTVIPILLSLMCLYVDKFDNEEEDIEIFKNREILYEKGINLLLDDWNNEKKIHEWQIGSKTYHKLKLNEKRELLQELAAHKFENPNNFVLFEQPEITDQIVQCLNMKEAEGLQPTEQALQVLKAIEAHHGLLIERAEELWSFSHLTFQEHFTVQWLINLRPEKLAEKIADQNWRDTMKGLIKSQQPADRLVNLIRKSIDLIISRDSDLAQYLSWVSKKARAIEGTIQEKYKPAAIRAFYFSRDLHFADSLLEAIDSEFKRNFNRNYSNNFQFDIDAELYKALRWAKDICENSHLAPINTRHLIGALSLNNARTRAYDSNPKRDLSHSFDLGFDSRLENDLEQLRREIPDFTSDPQELQSWWLDQGNQWLEQLWNTMKTHRDIPYTQKPLNDQQKKTLEDYYNAHHFLFDLIKIDGSVSEKCLCEIEYALFLPCEEQKQQ from the coding sequence ATGGAAACCGATGGAGGGCTATTGATGTCTGAGTCCCAAGTACCTCGCGAAAATGGAAGGCGCATAGCCGTCCTCTGTGGAGTTGACGAAGTACCTAAATCTACATTCCCGAAACTTGGTCGTGTGTCAGAAGAAATAGATGAACTCAAGAAACTGCTAACCACCGAACTCCACCCAAATTTACGGTTTGAGTTACACAAAGGAGAAACCTATTCAGGAGAGGAACTCACAAGGGCTGGGTTGATAAAACTAATCAGAGGTCTAAAAGACTATGACAACACCGAATGCATTTTTTTTTACCTAGCTGGTCATGGTTTTCCAAATCAAGATGTAGCCGACACCGAATTTTTAACCTACGATGCTTGGCCACTTGAAAGCAATCTGGGAGTACATCTCAGGCATCTACGAGGCTTGCTAAATCAACTCCCGGCAAAAAATAATATAGCAGTCCTTGACTTTTGCTATTCTGGTGCCATTTCCACCGAAAATTTGGACACCTTGTCCATCATTGCGTCGAGCCAAAGTGATCAGGTCGCTGATGCTGGGGGAAAGTCGCCGTCCTTCACCAGATGTCTGATTAATGCCATAAAAGAAGCCCAACCAAACCCGAAGGGTTTTGTTACATGGAATCAAATCGCACATTATGCAAGGACTGCGCACAAAGAAAAAAGCAACGTTGCGATAGCAAAGTATGATCCTGGTACTATTGGCGACTACCTGTTCAATTACCGTCCAGGAACTCCAGAATCTTCTATTCAAGAGAGTGAGATTAGAATTCAGGAAGCAAAGAAAAATTACAAAGATAAAGTTCGGAACTGTTATAGCCAAATTCGATTGCTGGGTGGAGGAGAGATAAGCGTTGAACGGCTTTATGTACCTGTGCGGGTAATAAATCAATTATCTCGAGACAATAAAGATTCTAGCTCGATGCAGCGTAAATTTGATTTTAAGAATGATCGCTACGGATTAGGAAAGCGAAAAAATCAATACTTTAAGGAAGGAATTGATATTGCCAAAATCAAACCCAAACTTGCAGTTTTTGGAAAACCTGGATCTGGTAAAACCACGTTTCTGAGAAATTTAGCTGTAGACTGGTGCAAAGATAAGTTCTTCCCAGAACTAGTTGCTGTTTTAATAGAACTACGTAAGATAAAAGTCTCAGATGATAATTGGAATTTAATTCAAGAAATAGATAAGGAGCTACAATTAGAGAACTGGGATGAATTTGATCTGTTAAAAAAAGATATTAGAAACTTAAAAGAAAATATAGACCACCTAGAAGAACAGATTCGGATATGTAATAAAGATATTAAGAATAATAATAAAAAGCTAGAGGAACTGGACTTAAATAAAGACGAAAAAAGAAAAATCGATAAAGAATCACAAAAAATAAACCAGGCTATACAGACGAAACGCAAGATTAAAGAGGCTTCATCAGAAAAAATGGGGGCTTTAAAAATAAAATTGAAAGCACAACCGTTAGAAATATTGTTGCGCGGTAGGCTTCTCCTTCTAATAGATGGATTGGATGAGGTTAGCACGATTGAGCTCAGAAGAAATGTTGTCAATCAGCTTAGAGAATTTCATAATTCTAACAATCGTTTAATTTTTACCTGTCGCACGCAAATTGAAGAAGTGGAAGCGGTTCTTGCTGATTTCACCCTAGTTGAAGTAGTAGATTTTGATTATGAACAGGCCCAAAAATTTGTAATAAATTGGCTTACGGCGAAAGATTATTCTCCTGAAGAGGCAAAAAAGCGATGGGTAAGAATTGATCAAGCTATTCAAAAAAATCCTGACCTGAAGGAAATGACAGTAATTCCTATATTACTGAGCTTGATGTGTTTGTACGTAGACAAATTTGACAACGAAGAAGAAGACATTGAAATCTTTAAAAATCGAGAAATACTCTATGAAAAGGGAATTAACCTACTGTTAGACGACTGGAATAATGAAAAAAAAATTCATGAATGGCAAATTGGCAGTAAGACATATCACAAGCTAAAGCTAAATGAAAAAAGAGAATTATTACAGGAACTTGCAGCTCATAAGTTCGAGAATCCGAATAACTTTGTGCTATTTGAGCAACCAGAAATCACAGACCAGATAGTCCAATGCCTGAATATGAAGGAGGCTGAAGGACTTCAGCCAACTGAACAAGCTCTTCAGGTTTTGAAAGCAATTGAAGCTCATCATGGGTTGTTAATTGAAAGGGCTGAGGAATTATGGTCTTTTTCTCACCTTACCTTTCAGGAACACTTTACTGTTCAATGGCTTATCAATCTCAGACCTGAAAAACTGGCTGAAAAAATTGCGGATCAAAACTGGAGAGATACGATGAAAGGACTTATCAAATCCCAGCAACCTGCAGATCGTCTTGTGAATTTGATTAGGAAGTCTATAGATCTCATTATTTCAAGAGATTCTGACCTAGCCCAGTACTTAAGTTGGGTTTCTAAGAAGGCAAGGGCTATAGAAGGGACGATTCAGGAAAAATATAAACCTGCCGCTATTCGTGCATTCTATTTTTCTCGTGATCTTCACTTCGCAGATTCCCTATTAGAAGCAATCGACTCTGAATTCAAACGTAATTTCAATCGTAACTACTCAAACAATTTTCAATTTGACATCGACGCAGAACTCTATAAAGCCCTTAGGTGGGCAAAGGATATCTGTGAAAATAGTCATCTAGCTCCGATAAATACTCGTCATCTTATAGGCGCATTATCTCTAAATAATGCTCGCACACGTGCCTATGATTCTAACCCTAAGCGAGATTTGTCTCACAGTTTTGATCTTGGCTTTGACTCTAGGCTAGAAAATGATTTGGAGCAACTCCGAAGAGAAATTCCTGATTTTACCTCTGACCCGCAAGAACTTCAAAGTTGGTGGTTAGATCAAGGTAATCAATGGCTTGAACAACTATGGAATACAATGAAAACTCATCGCGATATTCCTTACACCCAAAAACCTCTTAACGATCAGCAAAAGAAAACACTAGAAGACTATTATAATGCTCATCATTTCTTGTTTGATTTAATAAAAATTGATGGATCAGTTAGCGAAAAGTGCTTATGTGAGATTGAATATGCTCTGTTTTTGCCTTGTGAAGAACAAAAACAACAGTAG
- a CDS encoding ISAs1 family transposase: MLDTVNPIGLIETHFGNLQDPRAAHGILHKLLDILIITICAVICGADNFIAIAEYGKEKEEWLKTFLELANGIPSVDTFERLFARLKPEELQKSFISWMEAVHKSTDGELINIDGKTLRGAKGSGNSRSLIHMVSVWSASQHLVLGQKKVDEKSNEITAIPSLLKMLAIRGSVVSIDAMGCQTEIAKTIIEEGADYVLALKGNQGNLHKDVRELFTSAREQNFKNIEHQFYETVEKGHGRIETRRYWTMGNTEYLIGAEKWIGLKSIGMVESDRIINGTISTEQRYYLLSLESDVHRFSQSVRNHWSIENRLHWILDVGFNEDASQSCRGYIAENLAVIRHISLNLLSRDKTSKVGVKTKRLKAGWNNNYLKDVLSALNIVAV; encoded by the coding sequence ATGCTAGATACAGTCAACCCCATCGGATTAATCGAAACCCACTTTGGGAACTTGCAAGATCCCAGAGCAGCACACGGTATCCTGCATAAGCTGCTCGACATATTGATAATCACGATTTGTGCAGTGATCTGTGGAGCTGATAATTTCATCGCAATCGCCGAATATGGCAAAGAGAAAGAAGAATGGTTAAAGACATTTTTGGAATTAGCCAACGGCATACCATCAGTAGATACATTCGAGAGATTATTTGCGAGACTAAAGCCAGAAGAATTGCAAAAAAGCTTTATTAGTTGGATGGAAGCAGTCCATAAATCAACCGATGGAGAATTGATTAACATAGATGGCAAAACTCTGAGAGGGGCAAAGGGATCAGGAAATTCACGTAGTCTGATTCATATGGTGAGTGTGTGGTCAGCATCACAACATTTGGTATTGGGACAGAAAAAAGTAGACGAGAAATCCAATGAAATAACAGCGATTCCATCATTGCTAAAAATGTTAGCGATACGAGGTTCAGTGGTGAGCATAGATGCAATGGGATGTCAGACCGAAATCGCGAAAACAATCATCGAAGAGGGAGCAGATTATGTGTTAGCGCTGAAAGGCAATCAAGGTAATCTCCATAAAGATGTGCGTGAACTATTTACCTCTGCACGAGAACAGAACTTCAAAAATATTGAACATCAGTTCTATGAAACGGTTGAGAAAGGACATGGGCGCATTGAAACCCGTCGCTATTGGACAATGGGTAATACCGAATACTTAATTGGTGCGGAGAAATGGATAGGTTTGAAAAGTATTGGTATGGTTGAATCAGATCGAATTATAAATGGAACTATTTCTACTGAACAGCGATACTATCTGCTTAGTCTTGAGAGTGATGTCCACAGATTTTCCCAATCTGTCAGAAATCACTGGAGTATTGAAAATCGACTACATTGGATTCTCGATGTTGGCTTTAATGAGGATGCTTCTCAATCCTGTCGAGGCTATATTGCCGAAAACTTAGCTGTTATACGTCATATCAGTTTAAATTTGTTGTCAAGAGATAAAACTAGTAAGGTCGGGGTCAAGACTAAACGTCTTAAAGCTGGCTGGAACAATAACTATCTTAAGGATGTCCTAAGTGCCTTAAACATAGTCGCTGTCTAA
- the acnB gene encoding bifunctional aconitate hydratase 2/2-methylisocitrate dehydratase: MLSAYRDHVAERAAQGIPPLPLNAQQASVLCELLQNPPAGEEEFLLALLRDRIPPGVDQAAYVKAGWLTAIAKGELRSPLVSPSYAVELLGTMVGGYNVQTLIDLLTNDDLGDLAATALKKTLLVFDAFNQVLELSQTNARAKAVIDSWAAAEWFTSRPALPDTVTVTVFKVTGEINTDDFSPASQAFSRPDIPLHALCMLESRIPDGLKTIAELKQKGHPVAFVGDVVGTGSSRKSAINSVLWHIGNDIPFIPNKRSGGVILGSTIAPIFFNTAEDAGALPIQCDVTKLETGDVITIHTREGKITNAAGETLSTFSLTPDTIADEVRAGGRIPLLIGRSLTARTRQALGLPASDVFILPATPADTGKGYTLAQKMVGKACGVAGVRPYTSCEPLMTTVGSQDTTGPMTRDELQELACLGFSADLVMQSFCHTAAYPKPTDIKTHKELPDFFSNRGGVALRPNDGIIHSWLNRMLLPDTVGTGGDSHTRFPLGISFPAGSGLVAFAAALGIMPLDMPESVLVRFKGELQPGVTLRDIVNAIPYVAIQRGLLTVEKKNKKNVFAGRIMEIEGLPNLKVEQAFELTDATAERSCSGSTIKLSTETVAEYLRSNIALMKNMIARGYSDAKTLLRRIAKMEEWLANPVLMEADPDAEYAEIIEIDLNEIKEPIVAAPNDPDNVKLLSEVAGDRVDEVFIGSCMTNIGHYRAAAKVLEKEAAVKARLWVAPPTRMDEFQLKEEGIYSTFGVAGARTEVPGCSLCMGNQARVADGATVFSTSTRNFNNRMGKDAQVYLGSAELAAVCALLGKIPTVEEYQAIVTKKIDPFASDLYRYLNFDQIANFEDQGRVIALEDMPRIEDILGMPVAAK, encoded by the coding sequence ATGTTATCAGCCTACCGTGACCATGTTGCCGAACGTGCAGCTCAAGGAATTCCCCCTTTGCCTCTCAATGCTCAGCAAGCCTCAGTCTTGTGTGAGCTATTGCAAAATCCTCCCGCAGGCGAAGAAGAGTTTTTACTAGCGTTACTACGCGATCGCATTCCCCCTGGTGTCGATCAAGCTGCCTATGTCAAAGCAGGATGGCTAACAGCGATCGCTAAGGGTGAATTGCGATCACCCCTAGTATCCCCTAGCTATGCGGTGGAACTGCTCGGCACGATGGTCGGTGGCTATAACGTGCAGACCTTAATTGATTTGCTCACCAATGATGACTTAGGCGACTTAGCGGCAACGGCTCTCAAAAAGACCCTGCTCGTATTTGATGCCTTTAATCAAGTTTTAGAATTATCGCAAACTAATGCCAGAGCCAAAGCCGTCATCGATTCATGGGCTGCTGCCGAATGGTTTACCAGTCGCCCCGCCTTGCCTGACACTGTGACCGTAACCGTATTTAAAGTCACAGGCGAAATCAATACCGATGACTTTTCTCCCGCATCCCAAGCCTTCTCGCGTCCCGACATTCCTCTCCATGCGCTCTGCATGTTGGAGTCGCGCATTCCCGATGGTTTAAAAACCATTGCCGAACTCAAGCAAAAGGGGCATCCCGTCGCTTTTGTTGGTGATGTCGTTGGCACAGGCTCCTCCCGCAAATCCGCGATTAACTCGGTGCTGTGGCACATCGGCAACGACATTCCTTTCATTCCCAATAAGCGATCGGGCGGCGTAATTTTAGGAAGTACGATCGCGCCGATCTTCTTTAACACTGCCGAAGATGCAGGAGCCTTACCCATCCAATGTGATGTCACCAAATTGGAAACTGGCGATGTGATTACCATTCATACTCGTGAAGGTAAAATCACGAACGCCGCAGGGGAAACTCTTTCTACTTTCAGCCTCACCCCCGACACGATCGCCGATGAAGTTCGCGCAGGTGGTAGAATTCCCCTCCTAATCGGTCGTAGCCTCACCGCTAGAACCCGTCAGGCTCTGGGACTTCCCGCCAGCGATGTGTTCATCCTTCCCGCCACTCCCGCCGACACAGGCAAAGGCTACACCCTCGCGCAAAAAATGGTCGGCAAAGCTTGCGGTGTCGCTGGTGTGCGTCCCTACACTTCCTGCGAACCCTTAATGACCACCGTAGGTTCCCAAGACACAACAGGTCCCATGACTCGCGATGAGTTGCAAGAACTCGCTTGCTTAGGATTTAGCGCTGACTTGGTAATGCAGAGCTTCTGCCATACTGCCGCCTATCCCAAACCCACCGACATCAAAACCCATAAGGAACTTCCCGACTTCTTCTCCAATCGTGGCGGCGTAGCGCTACGTCCCAACGATGGCATTATCCATTCTTGGTTAAATAGAATGCTCCTGCCCGATACCGTTGGTACTGGTGGCGATTCCCATACCCGTTTCCCCTTGGGCATCTCCTTCCCCGCAGGTTCTGGACTCGTTGCCTTCGCTGCTGCCCTTGGTATCATGCCCCTTGATATGCCTGAATCGGTCTTAGTTCGCTTTAAAGGCGAATTGCAACCAGGGGTAACATTGCGCGATATCGTGAATGCGATTCCCTACGTTGCCATTCAACGCGGCTTACTCACTGTTGAGAAGAAGAACAAAAAGAATGTCTTCGCAGGTCGGATTATGGAAATCGAAGGATTGCCAAATCTCAAAGTGGAACAAGCCTTTGAACTCACCGATGCCACTGCCGAGCGTTCCTGCTCTGGTAGCACGATCAAACTCAGTACGGAGACCGTTGCCGAATACTTGCGATCGAATATCGCTCTCATGAAGAACATGATCGCTCGCGGCTATAGCGATGCTAAGACCCTCTTGCGCCGTATCGCCAAAATGGAAGAATGGCTTGCCAATCCTGTATTGATGGAAGCTGATCCCGATGCGGAATATGCAGAAATCATCGAGATCGATCTCAATGAAATCAAGGAGCCAATTGTCGCCGCACCTAACGATCCTGACAATGTGAAGTTGCTCTCAGAAGTAGCAGGCGATCGCGTGGATGAAGTGTTTATTGGTTCCTGCATGACCAATATCGGACATTACCGCGCCGCCGCTAAGGTTCTCGAAAAAGAAGCCGCCGTGAAAGCGCGTCTCTGGGTTGCACCACCTACCCGCATGGATGAGTTCCAACTCAAAGAGGAAGGAATCTACAGCACCTTTGGTGTCGCTGGAGCCAGAACCGAAGTCCCTGGATGCTCTCTCTGCATGGGCAATCAAGCCCGTGTTGCTGATGGCGCGACTGTGTTCTCCACTTCCACCCGCAACTTCAATAATCGCATGGGCAAAGATGCTCAAGTCTATCTCGGTTCCGCCGAACTCGCGGCAGTCTGTGCCTTACTAGGTAAGATTCCGACTGTGGAAGAATATCAAGCGATCGTCACTAAGAAAATTGATCCTTTTGCCAGTGACCTCTATCGCTATCTCAACTTCGATCAGATCGCCAATTTTGAAGATCAAGGTCGGGTGATTGCCCTAGAAGATATGCCTCGCATTGAGGATATTTTGGGTATGCCTGTGGCTGCGAAGTAG
- a CDS encoding XisH family protein, producing the protein MPAKDIYHDAVKNALIKDGWVITADPYLIRYKDVDLFADLAAEKPIAAERQGKKIVVEVKSFLSPSPMRDFELALGQYILYRNLIQLTAPEYALYLAIKESSYQNFFLRDSIQDLIRIDSIKLLVVNTMQEEILQWID; encoded by the coding sequence ATGCCAGCCAAAGACATTTATCACGATGCAGTAAAAAATGCCCTCATCAAAGATGGCTGGGTGATCACGGCTGACCCTTATTTGATTCGATATAAGGATGTTGATTTGTTCGCTGACTTAGCTGCCGAAAAGCCAATCGCTGCCGAACGGCAAGGCAAAAAGATTGTGGTTGAGGTTAAAAGTTTTTTAAGTCCGTCACCAATGCGAGATTTTGAATTAGCATTGGGGCAGTACATTCTCTATCGAAATTTAATCCAGTTAACTGCCCCTGAATATGCTCTTTATCTAGCCATCAAGGAAAGCAGTTATCAAAACTTTTTTCTAAGGGATTCAATTCAAGACCTGATACGCATAGATTCAATTAAGTTATTAGTTGTGAATACAATGCAGGAGGAAATCTTACAATGGATAGATTAG
- a CDS encoding XisI protein, with product MDRLDKYRDVIKKILTEYHSWATNSDIRDRESCLVFDEVHDQYFWFLMGWQDKRKYRNIQVHIRIKNQKIYIEDDWTEEGIANELLTEGIPKSDIVLAFHDPETRKLTEFAVA from the coding sequence ATGGATAGATTAGACAAGTATCGTGATGTTATCAAAAAGATTTTGACTGAATATCATAGCTGGGCTACTAACTCTGATATTAGAGACAGAGAGAGTTGTCTAGTTTTTGATGAGGTTCACGATCAATATTTTTGGTTTTTAATGGGTTGGCAAGACAAGAGAAAATATAGAAACATTCAGGTACATATCCGTATTAAAAATCAAAAGATTTATATTGAGGATGATTGGACTGAGGAGGGAATTGCAAATGAGTTGCTAACAGAAGGTATCCCTAAGTCTGATATTGTTTTGGCTTTTCATGATCCTGAGACTAGGAAGTTAACTGAGTTTGCTGTAGCTTAG
- a CDS encoding Vat family streptogramin A O-acetyltransferase → MQYPDPKNPHPMAGFPQVCFIQNTVNNPNIIIGDYTYYDDPEDSENFERNVLYHFPFIGDKLIIGKFCAIARGVKFIMNGANHSMSGISTYPFQIFWNEWKPQNLEFPYKGDTVIGNDVWIGYEAVIMAGVKIGDGAIIASKSVVTKDVPPYAIVGGNPATVIRQRFDDQAIAQLLEIAWWNWDMEKITRNLDRIVSADIVALQNCI, encoded by the coding sequence ATGCAATATCCAGACCCTAAAAATCCTCATCCAATGGCAGGATTTCCACAAGTTTGCTTTATTCAAAACACAGTTAATAACCCAAATATTATCATTGGTGACTACACCTATTACGACGATCCCGAAGACTCAGAAAACTTTGAACGTAATGTTCTGTATCATTTTCCCTTCATTGGTGACAAGCTAATTATCGGTAAATTTTGCGCGATCGCGCGTGGCGTAAAATTCATCATGAACGGTGCAAATCATAGTATGTCGGGCATCTCCACCTATCCATTTCAAATTTTTTGGAACGAATGGAAACCCCAAAATCTAGAATTTCCCTACAAAGGCGATACGGTGATTGGGAATGATGTTTGGATTGGCTATGAAGCGGTGATTATGGCAGGAGTTAAAATTGGTGATGGCGCGATTATTGCCTCCAAATCTGTGGTTACGAAAGATGTGCCTCCCTATGCGATCGTTGGTGGCAATCCTGCGACAGTCATCCGTCAGAGATTTGATGATCAGGCGATCGCCCAGCTACTGGAAATCGCATGGTGGAATTGGGATATGGAGAAGATCACTAGAAATCTGGATCGAATTGTAAGTGCGGATATCGTGGCTTTGCAAAATTGCATTTGA